A single region of the Vicia villosa cultivar HV-30 ecotype Madison, WI linkage group LG4, Vvil1.0, whole genome shotgun sequence genome encodes:
- the LOC131594180 gene encoding calcium uniporter protein 4, mitochondrial-like — MALRKLFTKRLFEGVKTTPSLQQTIVSPNTSKTNFHREYLSSPDSINRGVFRRFLPRRSVHHSDTAKLPEFLSLPVGEKLREKLRGINNITYTGDRFGLDFPPLSSPASVTGSEITVEDAKKILRASQMEKVKAKLRDIPENTICYSEFLRICFESSQNHDQGAEFARILDESGNVIVLGNTVFLRPEQVAKSIESLMHQSIASPNDPRRKELENMEKQKALIDDKAKAQVQTELYCGLGFLAIQTLGFMRLTFWELSWDVMEPICFFVTSLHFAMAYMFFIRTSTEPTFQGYFNQRFTVKQERLMKKYNFDAHRYSELCKACYPSNHGGAKAESFSPAINHGEETVLRAL, encoded by the exons ATGGCTCTTAGAAAACTCTTCACAAAGCGTCTTTTCGAAGGTGTCAAAACGACGCCGTCGCTTCAACAAACCATAGTTTCTCCAAACACTTCCAAAACTAACTTCCACCGCGAGTATCTCTCCTCGCCGGATTCCATTAACCGAGGCGTTTTCCGGCGGTTTCTTCCCCGGAGATCCGTGCACCACTCCGACACCGCGAAGCTTCCGGAGTTTCTCTCACTACCGGTAGGAGAGAAACTTAGGGAGAAACTCAGAGGTATCAACAACATTACCTATACCGGAGATCGTTTCGGTCTTGATTTTCCGCCGTTGTCGTCTCCGGCGAGTGTGACCGGAAGTGAAATAACGGTTGAGGATGCGAAGAAAATTCTGAGAGCTTCGCAAATGGAGAAGGTGAAAGCGAAACTGAGAGACATTCCGGAGAATACGATTTGTTACTCGGAGTTCTTGCGGATTTGCTTTGAATCATCTCAGAATCATGATCAAGGTGCTGAGTTTGCAAGGATATTGGATGAATCTGGAAACGTCATCGTTTTGGGGAACACTGTTTTTCTAAGGCCAGAACAG GTTGCAAAATCAATTGAGAGCCTAATGCATCAATCAATAGCCAGCCCAAATGATCCAAGAAGAAAAGAGCTAGAGAATATGGAGAAGCAAAAAGCACTAATTGATGATAAAGCAAAAGCCCAAGTCCAAACTGAGCTTTATTGTGGATTGGGCTTTTTAGCTATCCAAACACTTGGTTTCATGAGACTCACTTTTTGGGAGCTAAGTTGGGATGTTATGGAACCTATATGTTTCTTTGTCACTTCCCTGCATTTTGCTATGGCATACATGTTCTTCATCAGAACTTCAACTGAGCCAACGTTTCAAGGATACTTCAATCAAAGATTTACTGTCAAACAAGAACGTCTTATGAAGAAATACAACTTTGATGCTCATAGATATAGTGAGCTCTGCAAAGCTTGTTATCCAAGTAATCATGGTGGTGCAAAAGCTGAGAGTTTTTCTCCAGCTATCAACCATGGTGAAGAGACAGTTCTAAGAGCCTTGTAA